A genomic window from Punica granatum isolate Tunisia-2019 chromosome 2, ASM765513v2, whole genome shotgun sequence includes:
- the LOC116197645 gene encoding G-type lectin S-receptor-like serine/threonine-protein kinase SD2-5, whose protein sequence is MLRCKICQRSRVAAIYTAAVALLSALSSIKGQPSSATLSTQWTLTPNSYSRMRFLDGSAAASIFESGAYGCGFYYTDEGHLFTIFYLMCNRGRGNAAYPVGCYSQVVWSANRNNPVEYNAKLELKSDGDLVLKNANGTIAWSTNTSGKSVISMILTEFGNLLLLGKDNDVVWASFSHPTDVLVPGQRLTLGKKLTPSASSTNFTEYGLLSLSFNTSGLYALVEMNPPLAYYSTNFSNLSLDSSSYIEFRSGSLALVSISNDRNLSVFSFPASISQQFFRLSSDGHLKVYEWRENQWQEIADILTGEIGNCGYPLLCGEYGICSNGQCTCPASRNPSGTPYFKQLDDRNRSLGCPLTTPLSCDDPQNHSFVKLEKFTYFTVSKQDVSNTSLESCQEACARSCSCKAAFYSPSRSYCSLQAQVLSMISDYSVDVSAYIKVQNISSEISPPPLPPPPPSNPTTDTDSHPTRKANRLPLILGPALGSLILLVVALVLFIWKRRAADEADEEYLDEVQGMPSRFPYNELKSATENFCKKIGEGGYGSVFQGTLADGTEVAVKRLEGLGQIKKSFLAEVKTIGKIHHVNLVRLLGFCAEKSHRLLVYEFMSGGSLDGWIFHEAAGRVVLDWQQRKKVVLDIAKGLNYLHEDCWQKIIHLDIKPQNILLDENLSAKVSDFGLSKLVERDKSRLVTTMRGTPGYIAPEWLSGVITEKADVYSFGVVALEIACARKVFVSSQNEEDRFLLHLLKRKAEEDRLLDMVNTYGVDMQLYGPEVANMIKLAAWCLQADYTKRPSMSMVIQVLDGVMEEEDNLDFNFWNRPVTAGPGRNRAGAPTAPPLPWILSGPR, encoded by the coding sequence ATGTTGAGATGCAAGATTTGCCAACGTTCTCGGGTTGCAGCCATTTATACAGCTGCTGTAGCTCTTCTTTCTGCCTTATCATCAATTAAAGGACAACCCAGTAGTGCAACCCTTTCAACTCAATGGACCCTCACCCCCAACTCTTACAGTAGGATGCGGTTCCTTGATGGATCGGCGGCAGCGTCTATTTTCGAAAGTGGGGCTTATGGTTGTGGCTTCTACTACACCGATGAAGGTCACCTCTTTACCATTTTCTACCTCATGTGCAACCGGGGTCGCGGCAATGCTGCCTATCCTGTTGGTTGTTACTCACAGGTGGTTTGGTCTGCGAATAGGAACAACCCCGTTGAGTACAATGCCAAGTTGGAGCTAAAGTCAGATGGAGATTTGGTACTAAAAAATGCCAATGGGACCATTGCTTGGTCCACCAATACTTCTGGCAAGTCTGTCATAAGTATGATTTTGACGGAATTTGGCAATCTCCTGCTGCTTGGTAAAGACAATGATGTGGTCTGGGCATCATTCAGTCACCCGACGGATGTACTGGTGCCGGGGCAGAGACTAACGTTGGGGAAGAAACTGACtccttctgcttcttcaacaAATTTCACAGAGTATGGTCTGCTTTCACTTTCCTTCAATACTTCAGGTCTGTATGCTCTCGTGGAGATGAACCCTCCCCTGGCTTATTACAGCACGAACTTTAGTAATTTAAGCCTTGATAGTTCTAGTTATATTGAATTTCGGAGCGGAAGCTTGGCGCTGGTCTCTATTTCTAATGATCGAAATCTCTCGGTATTCTCATTCCCGGCATCAATATCTCAACAGTTCTTCAGGTTGAGCTCTGACGGGCATTTGAAAGTTTATGAGTGGCGTGAGAATCAGTGGCAAGAAATTGCCGATATCTTGACTGGGGAAATAGGCAACTGTGGATATCCTTTGCTTTGTGGGGAATATGGCATTTGCTCAAACGGGCAGTGCACTTGCCCTGCATCAAGGAATCCCAGCGGGACCCCATATTTCAAACAGCTAGATGACAGGAACCGGAGTCTCGGGTGTCCGCTGACTACTCCCTTGTCTTGTGATGATCCGCAGAACCACAGCTTTGTAAAGCTCGAAAAGTTCACCTACTTCACTGTCAGCAAGCAGGATGTTAGTAACACAAGTCTAGAGAGCTGTCAAGAAGCCTGTGCGAGGAGCTGCTCGTGCAAGGCTGCCTTCTACTCACCTTCTAGAAGCTATTGCTCCTTGCAAGCCCAGGTGCTCTCAATGATAAGCGACTATTCAGTAGATGTATCTGCTTATATCAAAGTGCAGAACATCTCTTCTGAGATATCACCACCACCACTGCCACCCCCTCCCCCTTCAAATCCCACGACTGACACGGATTCCCACCCCACGAGGAAAGCTAATCGTCTTCCATTAATACTTGGACCTGCCTTGGGCTCTTTGATTCTTCTAGTGGTTGCATTGGTTCTCTTCATCTGGAAGAGACGAGCTGCTGATGAGGCAGACGAGGAGTATCTAGATGAAGTGCAAGGAATGCCCAGTAGATTTCCATACAACGAGCTCAAATCTGCGACAGAGAATTTCTGCAAGAAGATCGGGGAGGGCGGGTATGGCTCAGTTTTTCAAGGCACCCTAGCTGATGGCACGGAAGTTGCAGTGAAGCGTCTTGAAGGCTTAGGACAGATCAAGAAGTCCTTCCTGGCAGAAGTGAAGACTATCGGCAAAATCCATCACGTCAACTTGGTGAGACTATTAGGATTCTGTGCCGAGAAATCGCACAGGCTACTGGTCTACGAGTTCATGTCCGGGGGATCTCTTGATGGGTGGATTTTCCACGAGGCAGCTGGCAGGGTTGTGCTTGACTGGCAACAGAGGAAGAAGGTTGTCCTTGACATAGCAAAAGGATTGAATTACCTCCATGAGGATTGCTGGCAGAAGATAATCCATCTCGACATTAAGCCCCAGAATATCCTCCTCGATGAGAACTTGAGTGCAAAGGTGTCTGACTTTGGGCTGTCGAAGCTCGTCGAGAGGGACAAGAGCCGGTTGGTGACGACCATGAGAGGAACACCTGGCTATATAGCCCCCGAGTGGTTGAGCGGGGTGATTACTGAGAAAGCGGATGTCTACAGCTTCGGGGTGGTGGCTTTGGAGATCGCTTGTGCCCGGAAAGTCTTCGTCAGCTCCCAGAACGAGGAAGACAGGTTTCTTCTGCATCTCCTTAAGAGGAAGGCGGAAGAGGACCGATTGCTCGATATGGTTAATACCTATGGGGTGGATATGCAGTTGTACGGACCTGAAGTTGCCAATATGATCAAGCTAGCTGCTTGGTGTTTGCAAGCTGACTATACCAAGAGACCATCCATGTCGATGGTCATTCAGGTCCTAGATGGAGTTATGGAAGAGGAAGATAACCTAGATTTCAACTTCTGGAACCGTCCCGTCACTGCTGGCCCGGGTAGGAATCGAGCCGGTGCTCCTACCGCTCCTCCATTGCCTTGGATTCTATCCGGCCCGAGATAA